A single genomic interval of Caldibacillus debilis DSM 16016 harbors:
- a CDS encoding ABC transporter permease — protein sequence MKSALLVLREQIKHFYLIRRLSWYELKSNNKNNYLGIAWEVINPTIQILIYWFVFGSINRRANIEVVPGKDVPFIAWLVGGFILWNFFYQATIQGSKSIYTRLAMLSKMNFPMSIIPNFVIFSQFYVHLFMLLITILLVNAMGIYANLYYLQLIYFIFATFSLVFSLSLITSTLSTIIRDVHMFLNATLRMLLYLSPILWPIAGIIDHPTILFIMKINPLYYIIEGYRAAFFGTEWYMITHWKYTVYFWALVLALFTFGSMLHVKFRRHFIDYL from the coding sequence AGAGCAATAATAAAAACAATTATTTGGGCATCGCCTGGGAAGTGATCAACCCCACCATTCAGATTTTGATCTACTGGTTTGTTTTTGGCAGCATCAACAGGCGGGCGAATATCGAAGTGGTCCCAGGCAAGGATGTTCCTTTTATCGCGTGGCTGGTGGGCGGTTTTATCCTTTGGAACTTCTTTTACCAGGCCACGATCCAAGGGTCGAAGTCGATCTATACCCGGCTTGCCATGTTATCGAAAATGAATTTTCCCATGAGCATCATCCCGAATTTTGTGATTTTCTCTCAGTTTTATGTCCATTTGTTTATGCTGCTGATTACGATATTGTTGGTCAATGCGATGGGGATTTATGCAAATCTCTATTATTTGCAGCTCATTTATTTTATATTCGCTACATTTTCTTTAGTGTTTTCCCTTTCTTTGATCACGTCTACCCTTTCGACCATTATACGGGATGTCCACATGTTCCTGAATGCGACATTAAGGATGTTGTTATATTTGTCTCCGATATTATGGCCGATCGCGGGGATCATTGACCATCCGACCATCTTGTTCATTATGAAAATCAATCCCTTGTACTATATTATCGAAGGCTACCGCGCCGCCTTTTTCGGGACCGAGTGGTATATGATCACCCATTGGAAATATACCGTCTATTTTTGGGCATTGGTTCTCGCGCTCTTCACTTTCGGTTCGATGCTGCACGTGAAGTTCAGGAGACATTTCATCGATTATTTATAA